From Melanotaenia boesemani isolate fMelBoe1 chromosome 12, fMelBoe1.pri, whole genome shotgun sequence, a single genomic window includes:
- the col5a2a gene encoding collagen, type V, alpha 2a: protein MMSSVHLRTFLFLVVSVAQVLIVSCQDGTSGDDSSCTVDGQFYTNKDIWKPEPCQICVCDNGQVLCDEIQCEETNCEKVMIPEGECCPICKTDSSTSGGTDTFGGGRVYRGQKGEPGDVPLVTGIRGRPGAMGPPGSPGDRGPRGNKGRPGLRGPAGYDGEPGIPGQPGEPGPPGHPSHPEGLGSQMAQGFDGKQGPQAMLSGSRGEDGPRGPPGPNGSPGHPGPQGPPGDVGDPGQMGPPGQRGPEGPPGKPGEDGESGKSGNTGEVGFPGSAGSRGFPGTPGPPGLKGHRGHAGPLGQKGETGTVGSKGATGPPGQMGAPGPMGPAGMPGERGRLGPGGIAGKRGPPGNLGKPGPMGPLGLSGPPGYPGTPGMKGQPGPTGVRGPEGPQGQRGETGHQGRAGPVGIRGPMGTDGGPGSKGPVGNIGPQGQGGNLGPPGPPGPQGSTGQPGIKGQLGDVGVPGFKGEAGPKGELGPSGSQGVIGPQGEEGKRGTRGDPGSVGPPGPVGERGSPGNRGFPGADGLPGPKGAQGDRGISGPPGPKGSLGDPGRLGEPGLPGARGLTGTPGVQGAEGKPGPLGAPGEDGRPGPAGSIGNRGPAGTMGAPGPKGFNGDPGKTGEQGSAGVPGQRGPPGKDGEVGPAGPPGPPGVAGDRGEQGPPGVNGFQGLPGNQGPPGESGKPGDQGIPGELGPVGQIGPRGERGIPGERGEMGPTGLQGAKGIPGAPGPDGPKGNPGPTGALGDVGPPGLQGMPGERGISGPPGPKGDRGAVGEKGSEGTPGNDGARGAPGPVGPLGPAGPSGEKGEPGPKGPAGPLGSRGMPGGRGDPGPIGAVGFSGPPGPDGQPGVKGEPGEQGQKGDAGSPGPQGLAGAHGPPGPVGVAGPKGGRGTQGAPGPTGFPGSAGRVGPPGPPGPVGEPGPLGPPGKEGPAGLRGDHGPPGRQGEHGPPGPPGSPGDKGDSGEDGPTGPDGPPGPAGTTGQRGIVGLPGQRGERGMPGLPGPAGPPGKQGSPGSPGDKGPSGPVGVPGANGPRGDPGPAGPAGSDGPPGKDGVLGQRGDRGDSGPEGLIGPQGLPGPPGPVGATGDSGRRGEAGSRGPQGPPGSAGKRGLVGPQGPRGDKGDLGDHGERGQKGHRGFTGLQGLPGPPGTTGEQGAPGIVGPSGSRGPPGPVGPSGKEGYMGQPGPMGPPGTRGLSGEIGPEGPPGEPGPPGLPGPPGPPMAAMDDLFGGPQDYDSGPPPPPEFSEDEALPNSNSSTIVSIDPSVQATLKALSSQIDSMKSPDGSRKHPARTCDDLKRCYPMKQSGEYWVDPNQGSAEDAIKVHCNMDTGETCISANPPSIPRKVWWSASRSKPVWFGADINSGTHFTYGNRDQPANSVTVQMTFIRLLSKEAAQTITYHCKNSVGYMDAKTGDLKKAVILKGSNDLELKAEGNNRFRYMVVEDTCSQANGNWGKTVFEYRTQKTARLPIVDMAPVDIGGRDQEFGIDIGPVCFL from the exons GAGATGACTCGAGCTGCACTGTGGACGGCCAGTTCTACACAAACAAGGACATCTGGAAACCAGAACCATGCCAGATCTGCGTCTGTGACAACGGTCAGGTGCTCTGCGATGAAATCCAGTGTGAGGAGACCAACTGTGAGAAGGTGATGATCCCGGAGGGCGAGTGCTGCCCCATCTGTAAGACTGATTCATCCACCAGCGGCGGGACGGACACCTTTGGTG GTGGCAGAGTTTATCGG GGCCAGAAGGGAGAACCTGGGGATGTTCCACTT GTGACTGGTATCAGAGGCCGTCCTGGAGCTATG GGGCCTCCCGGCTCcccaggagacagaggacctCGTGGAAACAAAGGAAGGCCT GGACTGCGGGGCCCTGCGGGATATGATGGAGAGCCTGGTATACCAGGCCAGCCTGGTGAACCCGGACCTCCCGGCCATCCATCACACCCAGAG GGGCTTGGATCCCAGATGGCTCAAGGCTTTGATGGAAAACAAGGACCCCAGGCCATGCTGAGTGGCTCCAGG GGTGAGGATGGACCAAGAGGACCTCCAGGGCCAAATGGCTCACCT GGTCATCCAGGACCACAAGGACCTCCTGGGGATGTTGGTGATCCTGGACAAATG GGTCCACCAGGGCAAAGGGGACCAGAGGGCCCGCCAGGGAAACCGGGAGAAGAT GGTGAATCAGGCAAATCAGGAAATACTGGAGAAGTTGGATTCCCCGGATCAGCA GGGTCTAGAGGATTTCCTGGTACACCTGGGCCTCCTGGCCTGAAGGGTCATAGA GGTCATGCTGGGCCACTTGGCCAAAAAGGTGAAACCGGAACAGTTGGATCCAAG GGTGCTACTGGGCCCCCAGGTCAAATGGGAGCACCTGGTCCCATG GGTCCTGCTGGGATGCCTGGGGAGAGAGGGCGCCTTGGACCTGGCGGTATAGCA GGTAAGCGTGGTCCACCTGGTAATCTCGGGAAACCTGGTCCAATG GGCCCCTTGGGTCTCAGTGGCCCACCTGGATATCCAGGAACTCCAGGCATGAAG GGACAACCTGGCCCCACAGGTGTCCGGGGCCCAGAAGGCCCACAGGGGCAGAGAGGAGAGACTGGTCACCAGGGTAGAGCTGGACCAGTTGGCATCAGG GGACCCATGGGTACAGATGGAGGCCCAGGTTCCAAAGGACCAGTG GGTAACATTGGTCCACAAGGTCAAGGTGGGAATCTTGGACCCCCTGGTCCACCAGGTCCTCAGGGTAGCACTGGTCAGCCTGGTATCAAAGGACAGCTG GGAGATGTTGGTGTCCCTGGTTTCAAAGGAGAGGCTGGACCCAAAGGAGAGCTt GGTCCCTCAGGATCCCAGGGAGTGATTGGTCCCCAGGGTGAAGAAGGAAAGCGAGGAACACGTGGAGACCCTGGCTCTGTTGGCCCTCCTGGTCCCGTTGGTGAAAGA GGTTCTCCTGGGAACAGAGGGTTCCCTGGTGCTGATGGCCTGCCAGGACCAAAG gGTGCTCAAGGAGATCGGGGCATTTCTGGGCCACCAGGGCCAAAAGGTTCTCTAGGAGACCCAGGGCGTCTAGGAGAGCCTGGTCTTCCAGGTGCAAGG GGTCTCACTGGTACCCCAGGAGTCCAGGGAGCAGAGGGAAAGCCAGGACCGCTG GGTGCTCCAGGTGAGGACGGTCGTCCCGGCCCAGCGGGGTCCATTGGAAACAGAGGCCCTGCAGGAACCATGGGGGCACCTGGCCCTAAAGGCTTCAAT GGTGACCCAGGAAAGACAGGTGAACAAGGATCTGCAGGAGTGCCAGGTCAAAGG ggtCCTCCAGGAAAAGATGGAGAGGTTGGCCCTGCTGGCCCCCCTGGTCCACCT GGGGTTGCAGGGGACAGAGGAGAGCAGGGACCACCAGGTGTAAACGGCTTCCAG GGTTTGCCTGGAAATCAAGGCCCTCCAGGAGAATCTGGTAAACCAGGTGACCAA GGAATTCCTGGAGAACTGGGTCCTGTGGGTCAAATCGGACCAAGG GGGGAGCGTGGAATTCCTGGGGAGAGAGGAGAAATGGGTCCAACTGGTCTGCAGGGCGCTAAGGGAATTCCTGGTGCACCTGGTCCAGATGGGCCaaag GGCAACCCTGGTCCAACTGGTGCTCTGGGTGATGTGGGTCCTCCTGGTCTTCAGGGAATGCCAGGAGAAAGAGGCATCTCTGGTCCTCCTGGGCCTAAAGGTGACAGA gGAGCTGTTGGTGAGAAAGGATCAGAAGGTACACCTGGAAACGATGGTGCAAGA GGAGCCCCCGGTCCTGTTGGCCCACTAGGACCTGCTGGGCCTAGTGGTGAGAAG GGAGAACCTGGACCCAAAGGACCAGCTGGACCTCTAGGATCAAGAGGAATGCCT GGAGGGAGAGGCGATCCTGGCCCAATTGGTGCTGTTGGATTTTCTGGACCCCCA GGTCCTGATGGCCAACCTGGAGTCAAGGGAGAGCCTGGAGAGCAAGGCCAGAAAGGAGATGCTGGTTCTCCAGGACCGCAGGGTTTAGCTGGTGCTCATGGACCTCCT GGGCCAGTTGGTGTTGCTGGACcaaaaggaggaagaggaacacAGGGTGCACCG GGTCCCACAGGTTTCCCTGGATCTGCAGGAAGAGTTGGACCACCAGGCCCACCA GGTCCAGTGGGAGAACCTGGACCTCTGGGACCTCCAGGAAAAGAAGGTCCTGCTGGACTTCGGGGAGATCATGGACCTCCTGGGCGACAAGGAGAACATGGACCTCCAGGACCACCAGGGAGTCCAGGAGACAAAGGGGACTCTGGAGAGGATGGCCCCACG GGTCCTGATGGACCTCCAGGACCAGCTGGAACTACAGGACAGAGAGGCATTGTGGGTCTTCCCGGTCAGAGAGGAGAGCGTGGGATGCCGGGTCTTCCTGGACCAGCG GGTCCACCAGGAAAACAGGGATCTCCAGGATCACCTGGAGATAAAGGCCCCTCAGGTCCCGTCGGTGTTCCTGGTGCTAACGGACCTCGTGGTGATCCTGGTCCTGCT GGTCCTGCAGGTTCTGACGGACCACCTGGAAAGGATGGTGTTCTTGGACAAAGG GGAGaccgaggagattctggtccagaGGGTTTGATTGGTCCTCAGGGacttcctggacctcctggtCCTGTtggtgcaacgggtgattcaggaagaagaggagaggcG GGCTcaagaggacctcagggtccaccTGGATCAGCTGGAAAGAGAGGACTAGTA gGACCCCAAGGACCAAGAGGAGATAAAGGTGACCTGGGTGACCATGGCGAGAGAGGGCAAAAGGGGCACAGAGGCTTCACTGGTCTGCAGGGTCTTCCTGGACCTCCA gGTACAACTGGTGAACAAGGAGCTCCAGGAATTGTTGGACCAAGCGGCTCGAGG GGGCCTCCTGGACCTGTTGGACCTTCTGGAAAGGAAGGATACATGGGTCAGCCGGGGCCAATGGGACCTCCAGGAACCCGTGGACTCAGTGGAGAAATTGGACCAGAG GGCCCACCTGGAGAGCCTGGACCCCCAGGCCTTCCTGGTCCGCCAGGACCTCCCATGGCGGCGATGGATGATCTGTTTGGAGGCCCACAGGATTATGATTCTGGGCCCCCTCCCCCTCCTGAGTTCAGTGAGGACGAGGCTCTGCCCAACAGCAACTCCTCCACCATAGTGTCCATTGACCCCAGCGTGCAGGCCACCCTGAAGGCCCTCAGCAGCCAGATTGACAGCATGAAGAGCCCAGACGGCAGCAGGAAACACCCAGCCAGGACCTGTGATGACCTGAAGAGATGCTACCCCATGAAGCAGAGCG GCGAGTACTGGGTGGATCCAAACCAGGGAAGTGCAGAGGATGCCATCAAGGTTCACTGCAACATGGACACTGGAGAGACCTGCATCTCTGCCAACCCACCCAGCATACCCCGTAAAGTGTGGTGGAGCGCCTCTAGGAGCAAACCTGTGTGGTTTGGAGCCGACATCAACAGCGGGACACAT TTCACATACGGGAACAGAGACCAGCCGGCAAACTCTGTCACGGTGCAGATGACTTTCATCCGCCTGCTCTCCAAAGAGGCTGCCCAGACCATCACCTACCACTGCAAGAACTCTGTGGGCTACATGGACGCCAAGACTGGTGATCTGAAGAAAGCTGTGATCCTCAAAGGCTCCAATGACCTGGAACTCAAAGCCGAAGGAAACAACCGCTTCAGATACATGGTGGTGGAAGACACCTGCTCA